From the genome of Longispora fulva:
GATGGCGGTTGCTGGAGGGTTTGGACGACATCGGACTGACCCTCCGCAACGTCGACGCGATCGGCGCGTACGAGGCAACGAGGGCCGCCTGGCTGCCTTCCACCAGGTAGAAGAGGGTGAGGTCCGCCACGCGGACGGGGCCGGCCGATGCGAGGCGTCGACCGGCTCCTTTATGCTCGGGATTCCTTATGTGCCAACGGTTTCCGCGTCCACTACCACTATCGGGGGGCGTTGGAAATCCTTGCGACACAACAATTCTCTTACGATCGGTATTTGTATCTAGCCTCAAACCGGCCTAACGTGCGCGCAGAATGACAACAGTGTGAACCACACTGCAACTTCTGAGGGGGATACGTGAACAAGGCGGAGCTCATCGAGGCACTGGCCGTTCGGCTGGGGGACAAGAAGTCGGCGACTGCGGCACTCGACGCGGTGCTGGCTGAGATCCAGAACGCGGTGACCAAGGGCGACAAGGTTTCGCTCACCGGCTTCGGGGTCTTCGAGAAGCGGACCCGGGGCGCGCGCACCGCGCGGAACCCGCGGACCGGCGAGGCCGTGAAGGTGAAGAAGACCAACGTGCCGGCGTTCCGGGCCGGCGCCAGCTTCAAGGAGCTGGTGGCCGCGGGCAAGGCGCCGAAGGCGACCCCGGCCAAGGCCGCCGCCAAGGCCGCTCCGGCGAAGAAGGCCGCCACCACCACGGCGGCCAAGGCGGCCCCGGCGAAGAAGGCCGCTGTCACCAAGGCCGCGCCGGCCAAGAAGGCGGCTGTCACCAAGGCGGCTCCGGCGAAGAAGGCCGCCGCGGCGAAGACCGCCCCGGCCAAGAAGGCCGCGACCAAGACCGCGCCGGCCAAGAAGACCGTCGCCGCCAAGGCCGCGCCGGCCAAGAAGGCGGCTGTCACCAAGGCGGCTCCGGCGAAGAAGGCCGCCGTCGCGAAGAAGGCCCCGGCCAAGAAGGCCGCCAAGAAGTAGTACGACAGCGCCCCGCACGAACGCTGATAAGGGCACCCGCCTGGGGGATGGAGGCGGGTGCCCTGTCGTGTGTCTAGGCGTTCATCCGGCGGAGAAGTTCCTCCTGCGGGTTCGGGCCCTCGGCGGCCCGGCGGCTCCACATCCCCTTGCCGTCCAGCTCGAACGTCGACACGTCGTCGGCCATCGACAGGTCCAGCGCCAGCTCCAGGGCCTGCTTCGAGGCGTCCCCGGTGACCCGGACCAGGGCCTCCACCCGGCGGTCGAGGTTGCGGTGCATCAGGTCGGCCGAGCCGATCCAGTACTCCGGGTCCGTGCGGCCGAACCGGTACACCCGCGAGTGTTCCAGGAACCGGCCCAGCAGCGAGCGCACCCGGATGGTCTCGGACAGCCCCGGCACCCCGGGCCGCAGCGCGCAGATGCCCCGGATGATGAGGTCGATGGTGACCCCCGCCTGGCTGGCCCGGTAGAGCGCGTCGATGATCTGCTCGTCCACGATCGAGTTCGTCTTGAACTGGATCAGGCCCTCGGAGCCCAGCGCCGCCTGCGCCTCGATCCGTTCGAGGATGCCGGGGCGCATCCGGACCGGGGCGACGAGGAGGCGGCGGTAGCCGGTCTGCCGGGAGTAGCCGGTGAGCTGGTTGAACAGGTCCGTCAGGTCGGCGCCGACCTCGGGATCGGCGGTGAACAGGCCGAAGTCCTCGTACAGGCGCGCGGTCTTCGGGTGGTAGTTGCCGGTGCCCACGTGGCAGTACCGGCGCAGGACCGCGCCCTCCTGGCGGACCACGAGGGCCGTCTTGCAGTGCGTCTTCAGCCCGACCAGGCCGTAGACGACGTGGCAGCCGGCGCGCTCCAGGGTGCGGGCCCAGCCGATGTTGGCCTGCTCGTCGAACCGGGCCTTGATCTCGACGAGCACCACGACCTGCTTGCCGGCCTGGGCCGCCGCCACGAGGGCGTCCACGATGGGGGAGTCGCCCGAGGTGCGGTACAGCGTCTGCTTGATGGCCAGCACGCCCGGGTCCGCCGCCGCCTGCTCGATGAACCGTTGCACACTGGTGGAGAACGAGTGGTACGGGTGGTGCACCAGGATGTCGCCCTCACGCAGCTGCGCGAACACGCTCTTGGGCGTCTCGCCCTCGGCGAACTGCGGATGCGTGGCCGGCACGAACGGCCGGTCCTTCAGATCCGGCCGGTCGGTGGCGTTGTAGACCTGCCACAGCCCCGACAGGTCCAGCAGGCCCGGCACCCGCAGCACGTCGTGCGCGTCCATGTCGAGCTCGCGGATCAGCAGCTCCAGCACGTGGTCGGACACGCCGGCGGCGATCTCCAGGCGGACCGGGGGCCCGAACCGGCGGCGGGCCAGCTCGCGTTCCAGGGCCTGGAGCAGGTCCTCGTCGCGGTCCTCGTCGACGTCGAGGTCGGCGTTGCGGGTCACCCGGAACACCACCTGCTCGACGACCGTCATGCCGTCGAAGAGCTGGTCGAGGTGCGCGCCGATCAGCTCCTCGACCGGCAGGTACCGCCCAGGGCCGACCGTGACGAACCGGGGCACGTTGTTGGGCACCTTCACCCGGGCGAACCGTTCCGGGCCGTCACCGGGGGCTTGGACCAGTACCGCGAGGTTCAAGGACAGCCCGGAGATGTACGGGAACGGGTGCGCAGGGTCCACGGCCAGCGGGGTCAGCACCGGGAACACCTGGTCCCGGAAATAGGCCCGCAGCCGCTCCTGGTCGGCCTTGCCGAGCGCGGACCAGGTCACGATGTGGATGTCCTCGGCGGCCAGCGCCGGCAGCACGTCCTCGGCGAGGCACCTGCCCTGCCGTGCGACGAGGCTGCCGCCCCGGGCGGCGACCTGTTCGAGCTGCTCGCGATGCGTCATGCCGTCGGGGCTGTGCATGGTCAGGCCCATGGTGAGCCGCCGCTTCAGGCCGGCCACCCGGACCATGTAGAACTCGTCGAGGTTGCTGGCGAAGATAGCCAGGAACTTGACGCGTTCGAGCAGGGGCAGCCGGGGGTCCTCGGCCAGGGTGAGGACCCGGGCGTTGAAGTCGAGCCAGGAGAGCTCGCGGTTGAGGAACCGGTCAGCGGGCAGATCGGGTGATGCGTTCACACGATCATCATGGCCGGATCAAGGCATCGTGGGGATGGCCAACCGGTAAACACGACCTTGCTCGTCGGTGTCCAGTCGGATCCGCTGGCCCAATCGGAGAAGCCGCAGGCCGGAGGCGGCGAAGGCCTCCGCCGGAAAGTCCAGCTCCTGGCCGTTGTCGAGCAGCACCGTGCCCGAGTGGTCTTCAGCGTTCCACGTGGCGACTGTCCCCTGCATAGGGCAACCCTAGCGGTACCAGATCACGACCATTCGATGGTTACGGCGACACCTGCTCCGCGCGACGGCGGCCGATCGCGTCGCTGGTGTGCCGGCCCAGCCCGAGCGCCACGGCGGCCACCAGATCGGCCGGGGTGTCCACGTCCAGGCGCAGTGACGGCCACTCCCCGGCCAGCGCCACTGCCCCGGACCGGGCGTGCGCGGCCGCCGAACCGGGACCGAACGCCGGCCTCAGGTCCCCGGCGGAGGCCAGCAGGGTCGTCCCGGTCCCGGCCGCGTCGGGCACGTGGCAGCGGTGGTGCCACCGCGCGGCGGCGAGCGCGGCGGTCAGGTCGGCGGGCCGGAGCGCGGGCAGGTCGGCGGTCAGCGCGACGATCCGCCCGGTTTCGTGGGCGCGCAGCACCGCCTGGCCGTGCCGGATCGCGGCGTTCAGGCCGTCCCGGCCGGCGGCCGTGGCGGGGTCCGCCGTCACGAGCACCCCGGCCGGCAGCGCCGCGCGCAGCTCCTCGTCGTCGGTGACCACGAGGACCCGCCGGACGGCCGGACAGGCGAAGGCGGCGGCGACGGTGTCGAGGGCCAGGGCCCGGGCCAGGCGTTCGTGCTGCGCTCCCGGGGTCGCGCCGCGCAGCCGGGACTTCCCGAGCACGGCCCGCTTCACCGGAATGATCAACGACCACGGGGACACTCCGGCAGGCTACCCCGAGATGGACAGCTGACCGGTGATGGCGGACGATCAGCAGGCAGACAGGGAAACGAGGAGGTTGCGGATGGGCCGCAGGCTGGGGTTCTGGCGACGGTTCGCTGTGAGTGTGGTCAAGCCGTCGGTGCTCGCGCTCACCCGGCGGGACTACCGGGGGATGGGACACATCCCGGCGTCCGGCCCGGCGATCCTCGCGGCGAACCACATCTCGCACGCCGACCCGTTCGCCCTCGCCCAGTACGTCTACGACGCCGGCCGTTGGCCCCAGTTCCTGGGTAAGGCCAGCCTGTTCAAGCTTCCCGTCGTCGGCCCCTGGATCCGGGCGGTCGGCCAGATCCCCGTCTACCGGGGCACGGTCGACGCCGCCAAGGCCCTCTCCGCGGCGGAGGCGGCCCTCGACCGGGGTGAGATCGTCATCTTCTACCCGGAAGGGACGGTCACCCGGCAACCGGAGCACTGGCCGATGCGGGGCAAGACGGGCTGTGCCCGGCTGGCCCTGACCACGGGCGCGCCGGTGATCCCGATGGCGCAGTGGGGGCCGGAGAAGATGTTCGACCCGATCACGAAGAAGGTGGGTCTGCGGCTCCGCAACGACGTGGCGATCGTGGCCGGCCCGCCGGTGGACCTGAGCCGGTGGAAGGACTCCCCGCTGACGACGACCGTGCTCCAGGAGGTCACGGACGAGATCATGTACGCGATCCGGGATCTGCTGCAGGACATCCGTGGCGGACGCGCCCCGGAGTTGTACACCCCTCAGAGCAAGGGCGGCCACGCGTGAAGACTGTTGTCATGACTGCCGGTTCGTTCGGCACGACGTTCGCCAAGGTCCTGGCCGACGCCGGCAGCGACGTGACCCTGTGGCACCGCCGGCCCGAACTCGTCGCCCGGATCAACGAGTTCCATGACAATCCCGACTATCTTCCCGGTATCGCGCTGCCGCACGCCATCACGGCCACCGCTGACGCCGCGGCCGCCCTGGCCGGTGCGGAGATCGTCGTCCTCGCGACCCCGGCCCAGGCCCTGCGGGAGAACCTGGTCGCGTGGCGGGACCTGATCCCGCCGACCGCCACGATCGTCAGCCTGGCCAAGGGCATCGAGCTGGGCACCGGGCTGCGGATGAGCGAGGTGATCGCCGAGGCCGGTGCCGTGTCCCCGGACCGGATCTGTGTGCTCACCGGCCCCAACCTGGCCCCGGAGATCGCCGCCGAGCAGCCGACCGCCTCGGTGATCGCGTGCACCGACCCGGCCCGGGCCGAGCTGGTCCAGGACGCGGTCGCCAACGGGTACTTCCGGCCGTACACCAGCACGGATGTGATCGGGTGCGAGCTGGGCGGGGCGGTGAAGAACGTGATCGCGCTGGCGTACGGCATCGCTACCGGCATGGGGCTCGGCCACAACACCAAGGCCACGCTGATCACCCGGGGGCTGGCCGAGACCGCCCGGCTGGGCGCCAAGCTCGGCGCTGACCCGATGACGTTCGCCGGCCTGGCCGGGCTCGGGGACCTGTTCGCCAGCTGCTCGTCGCCGCAGGCCCGCAACCGGGCGTTCGGCGAGGTGCTGGGGCGGGGCGCGACGCTGGCGGAGGCCCAGGCCGGTACCCGTCAGACCGTCGAGGGTGTGAAGAGCTGCCTGGCGATCCGGGATCTGGCGCGCGGCTGCGGGGTCGAGATGCCCATCACGGAACAGGTGGAGCAGGTCTGCCACGAGGGCGTCGACCCGCGCAAGGCCCTGGCGGCCCTGATGGGCCGGGAAACCAAGCCGGAGTAGGGGACATCGTGGACTATCACGACGGGACCCGCGCGGTCCGCGCCGGCCTGCCAGAGCCAGTGCCCGGCCAGCCCTTCCTGCCGGGCCCGGTGTTCGCGGGGCCCTACCACCTCGACCCGGTCGCCGGCCCGAACGCCGCCCCCGACGCCTACGGCCGGGAGAGCAACCCGACCCTGGGCCGGCTGGAGGCGGCGATCGCGGAGCTGGAGGGCGCGGCCGGCTGCCTGGTGTTCGCCAACGGGATGGCCGCCGTGTCCGCGGCGATGCTCGCCCTGACCCGGCCCGGCGACGCGGTCACGGTGCCCGCCGACGGCTACTTCGGGGTCCGGCTCTTCGCCGACGGGGACCTGGTGCCGCGCGGTATCGCGGTCCGGGCGATCCTGACCGACGCCGACCACGACTTCACCGGCGTCCGGCTCGCAGTGCTGGAGACCCCGGCGAACCCGAGCATGGCCGTCTGCGACATCGCGGCCCTGTCCGCGCGGGCGCACGCCGCCGGCGCGCTGGTCGCCGTCGACAACACGATGGCCACCCCGCTCGGCCAGCGCCCGCTGGACCTAGGCGCGGACCTGGTCGTGGCGTCCGGCACCAAGGCGCTGACCGGCCACTCGGACCTGCTGCTCGGCTACCTGGCCAGCAACGACCCCGACCTGCTGGCCACCCTGCGGTCCTGGCGCAGCCACACCGGCGGCCTGCCCGGGCCGTTCGAGGCCTGGCTCGCGCACCGGTCGCTGGGCACCCTGGACCTGCGGCTGGGCCGGCAGAGCGCCAATGCCGCGGCGGTACACGGGATGCTGGCGAAGCGGCCGGAGGTGACGAACCTGCGGTGGCCCGGCACGGACCCGGTCGCGCTGCGCCAGATGCGGCGGATCCCGGGGGTGCTGGCCTTCGAACTGCCCTCGGCCGACCATGTGGGCGCTTTCCTGACCCACTCGGCGCTCGTGCACCCGGCCACCAGCTTCGGCGGGCTGCACACCACGGCCGACCGGCGGGCCCAGTGGGGCGAGAACGTGCCGGAGGGGCTCGTGCGGCTGTCGTGCGGGTGTGAGGATGTCGACGATCTTCTCGCGGACCTCGCGGCTGCTCTGGACCGCGCTGCCGGGTAGATTGACTCTCCGTGAACAGCGCGCGGAAGATCAGGGTCGCGGTCGTCTTCGGCGGTCGGAGCACGGAACACGCCATCTCGGCGGTCAGCGCAGGCAGTGTGTTCGCCGCGCTCGACCCCGACGAGTTCGAGGTCGTGCCGATCGGCATCACCCGCGAGGGGCACTGGGTGCTCACTTCCGGTGATCCCGCGGGCCTGGCGCTGGAGGGCCGCACGCTTCCCGAGGTCACCGAGGGCTCCGGCTCCGCCGTGGCGCTGTGGGGCGGCGGCACCGTCGTCGCGCTGGACGCGACCGCCGGCATGCCGGGCCTCGGGGACGTGGACGTGGTCCTCCCCCTCCTGCACGGCCCGTACGGCGAGGACGGCACCATCCAGGGCCT
Proteins encoded in this window:
- a CDS encoding HU family DNA-binding protein, coding for MNKAELIEALAVRLGDKKSATAALDAVLAEIQNAVTKGDKVSLTGFGVFEKRTRGARTARNPRTGEAVKVKKTNVPAFRAGASFKELVAAGKAPKATPAKAAAKAAPAKKAATTTAAKAAPAKKAAVTKAAPAKKAAVTKAAPAKKAAAAKTAPAKKAATKTAPAKKTVAAKAAPAKKAAVTKAAPAKKAAVAKKAPAKKAAKK
- a CDS encoding RNA degradosome polyphosphate kinase, whose protein sequence is MNASPDLPADRFLNRELSWLDFNARVLTLAEDPRLPLLERVKFLAIFASNLDEFYMVRVAGLKRRLTMGLTMHSPDGMTHREQLEQVAARGGSLVARQGRCLAEDVLPALAAEDIHIVTWSALGKADQERLRAYFRDQVFPVLTPLAVDPAHPFPYISGLSLNLAVLVQAPGDGPERFARVKVPNNVPRFVTVGPGRYLPVEELIGAHLDQLFDGMTVVEQVVFRVTRNADLDVDEDRDEDLLQALERELARRRFGPPVRLEIAAGVSDHVLELLIRELDMDAHDVLRVPGLLDLSGLWQVYNATDRPDLKDRPFVPATHPQFAEGETPKSVFAQLREGDILVHHPYHSFSTSVQRFIEQAAADPGVLAIKQTLYRTSGDSPIVDALVAAAQAGKQVVVLVEIKARFDEQANIGWARTLERAGCHVVYGLVGLKTHCKTALVVRQEGAVLRRYCHVGTGNYHPKTARLYEDFGLFTADPEVGADLTDLFNQLTGYSRQTGYRRLLVAPVRMRPGILERIEAQAALGSEGLIQFKTNSIVDEQIIDALYRASQAGVTIDLIIRGICALRPGVPGLSETIRVRSLLGRFLEHSRVYRFGRTDPEYWIGSADLMHRNLDRRVEALVRVTGDASKQALELALDLSMADDVSTFELDGKGMWSRRAAEGPNPQEELLRRMNA
- a CDS encoding cold-shock protein — protein: MQGTVATWNAEDHSGTVLLDNGQELDFPAEAFAASGLRLLRLGQRIRLDTDEQGRVYRLAIPTMP
- the cofC gene encoding 2-phospho-L-lactate guanylyltransferase, which gives rise to MSPWSLIIPVKRAVLGKSRLRGATPGAQHERLARALALDTVAAAFACPAVRRVLVVTDDEELRAALPAGVLVTADPATAAGRDGLNAAIRHGQAVLRAHETGRIVALTADLPALRPADLTAALAAARWHHRCHVPDAAGTGTTLLASAGDLRPAFGPGSAAAHARSGAVALAGEWPSLRLDVDTPADLVAAVALGLGRHTSDAIGRRRAEQVSP
- a CDS encoding lysophospholipid acyltransferase family protein; translation: MGRRLGFWRRFAVSVVKPSVLALTRRDYRGMGHIPASGPAILAANHISHADPFALAQYVYDAGRWPQFLGKASLFKLPVVGPWIRAVGQIPVYRGTVDAAKALSAAEAALDRGEIVIFYPEGTVTRQPEHWPMRGKTGCARLALTTGAPVIPMAQWGPEKMFDPITKKVGLRLRNDVAIVAGPPVDLSRWKDSPLTTTVLQEVTDEIMYAIRDLLQDIRGGRAPELYTPQSKGGHA
- a CDS encoding NAD(P)H-dependent glycerol-3-phosphate dehydrogenase; amino-acid sequence: MTAGSFGTTFAKVLADAGSDVTLWHRRPELVARINEFHDNPDYLPGIALPHAITATADAAAALAGAEIVVLATPAQALRENLVAWRDLIPPTATIVSLAKGIELGTGLRMSEVIAEAGAVSPDRICVLTGPNLAPEIAAEQPTASVIACTDPARAELVQDAVANGYFRPYTSTDVIGCELGGAVKNVIALAYGIATGMGLGHNTKATLITRGLAETARLGAKLGADPMTFAGLAGLGDLFASCSSPQARNRAFGEVLGRGATLAEAQAGTRQTVEGVKSCLAIRDLARGCGVEMPITEQVEQVCHEGVDPRKALAALMGRETKPE
- a CDS encoding cystathionine gamma-lyase yields the protein MVDYHDGTRAVRAGLPEPVPGQPFLPGPVFAGPYHLDPVAGPNAAPDAYGRESNPTLGRLEAAIAELEGAAGCLVFANGMAAVSAAMLALTRPGDAVTVPADGYFGVRLFADGDLVPRGIAVRAILTDADHDFTGVRLAVLETPANPSMAVCDIAALSARAHAAGALVAVDNTMATPLGQRPLDLGADLVVASGTKALTGHSDLLLGYLASNDPDLLATLRSWRSHTGGLPGPFEAWLAHRSLGTLDLRLGRQSANAAAVHGMLAKRPEVTNLRWPGTDPVALRQMRRIPGVLAFELPSADHVGAFLTHSALVHPATSFGGLHTTADRRAQWGENVPEGLVRLSCGCEDVDDLLADLAAALDRAAG